From the Bacteroidota bacterium genome, one window contains:
- the accB gene encoding acetyl-CoA carboxylase biotin carboxyl carrier protein, translating into MKLSEIQELIKFVVKSGATEVTYEIKGFKLTIKAPGKNGGDHQQHIVVQAPVATPVQTPITVSAEKKSPEKKKETPATSADESKYITIKSPMIGTFYRSSSPDKPAFVNVGDEIKKGQTLCIIEAMKLFNEIESEHAGKIVKVLVEDASPVEYDQPLFLIEPK; encoded by the coding sequence ATGAAATTATCCGAAATACAGGAACTCATCAAGTTTGTGGTGAAATCGGGCGCAACGGAAGTCACGTATGAAATCAAAGGTTTCAAACTGACGATTAAAGCGCCAGGAAAAAACGGAGGCGATCATCAGCAACACATTGTAGTGCAGGCACCGGTTGCAACTCCGGTTCAAACGCCCATCACTGTTTCTGCTGAAAAAAAATCTCCTGAGAAAAAGAAAGAAACTCCGGCTACTTCTGCCGATGAATCAAAATACATTACCATAAAATCTCCGATGATTGGAACTTTCTACCGTTCATCTTCGCCTGATAAACCTGCGTTTGTGAATGTGGGAGATGAAATTAAAAAAGGACAGACACTTTGCATCATTGAAGCAATGAAACTTTTCAACGAAATTGAATCGGAGCACGCAGGAAAAATTGTGAAAGTGCTCGTGGAAGATGCTTCGCCCGTTGAATACGACCAGCCGTTATTTCTCATCGA
- a CDS encoding MarC family protein, with the protein MNFSLKDILTITMILFAVIDVIGSLPILIDLKSKVGKIESGKATLVSGIIMIVFLFAGEGILKIIGISVNDFAIAGSFILFFIAMEMILGIRFFKDDSSATASIVPIAFPLIAGTGTLTTLLSIRAEFKDVENIIVAILINLIFVYLVLRYMYWLEKILGPGGINILRKVFGVILLAIAVKLFRSNLHI; encoded by the coding sequence AAAGATATTCTCACCATCACCATGATTTTATTCGCGGTGATTGATGTCATCGGCTCGCTTCCCATCCTCATTGATTTAAAAAGCAAAGTGGGAAAAATTGAAAGCGGAAAGGCAACACTCGTTTCAGGCATCATCATGATTGTTTTTTTATTCGCGGGCGAAGGCATCCTGAAAATTATAGGCATTTCAGTAAATGATTTTGCAATCGCGGGTTCGTTCATTCTTTTTTTCATTGCAATGGAAATGATTCTCGGCATCCGCTTTTTCAAAGATGATTCATCCGCAACGGCAAGCATTGTTCCCATTGCCTTTCCGCTCATTGCGGGAACAGGAACACTCACCACATTACTCTCTATCCGCGCTGAATTCAAAGATGTGGAAAATATTATTGTTGCCATTCTTATCAATCTCATTTTCGTTTACCTCGTTCTGCGCTATATGTATTGGCTGGAAAAAATTCTTGGGCCGGGTGGAATAAATATTCTGCGAAAAGTTTTTGGAGTAATTCTTCTGGCAATTGCCGTAAAATTATTCAGAAGCAATTTGCATATATAA